A genome region from Actinomycetota bacterium includes the following:
- a CDS encoding rod shape-determining protein, whose translation MPNAFRFLGRDMAVDLGTANTLVYVRGRGVVLNEPSVVAINTKNNAILAVGTEAKAMIGRTPGHIVAIRPLKDGVIADFDTTEKMLRYFVHKVHRRQFMAKPRVVVCVPSGITGVERRAVVESTYRAGARSAFIIEEPMAAAIGVGLPVHEPAGNMVVDIGGGTTEVAVVALGGIVTSQSIRIGGDELDESIISYIKKEYSLMLGERTAEQIKINLGSAFPLPEEPTTDIRGRDLVSGLPKTITIGAEEIRKAIEEPVNQIVDAVKNTLDRTPPELAADVMDKGIVLTGGGALLRGLDERLKHETSMPIHVADEPLHSVVFGSGKCIEEFESLKKVLISSEAH comes from the coding sequence TCTACGTCCGCGGCCGCGGGGTCGTGCTCAACGAGCCCTCGGTGGTCGCCATCAACACCAAGAACAACGCCATCCTGGCCGTCGGCACCGAGGCCAAGGCGATGATCGGCCGCACCCCGGGCCACATCGTGGCCATCCGCCCGCTCAAGGACGGGGTCATCGCCGACTTCGACACCACCGAGAAGATGCTCCGCTACTTCGTCCACAAGGTGCACCGCCGCCAGTTCATGGCCAAGCCCCGGGTGGTGGTCTGCGTCCCCTCGGGCATCACCGGGGTCGAACGGCGGGCCGTGGTCGAGTCGACCTACCGGGCCGGGGCCCGCAGCGCCTTCATCATCGAGGAGCCGATGGCGGCCGCGATCGGCGTCGGCCTGCCCGTGCACGAGCCGGCCGGGAACATGGTGGTCGACATCGGCGGCGGCACCACCGAGGTGGCCGTGGTCGCCCTCGGCGGGATCGTCACCAGCCAGAGCATCCGCATCGGCGGCGACGAGCTGGACGAGTCGATCATCAGCTACATCAAGAAGGAGTACTCGCTGATGCTGGGCGAGCGCACCGCCGAGCAGATCAAGATCAACCTCGGCTCGGCGTTCCCCCTGCCCGAGGAGCCGACCACCGACATCCGCGGCCGCGACCTGGTCAGCGGCCTGCCCAAGACCATCACCATCGGCGCCGAGGAGATCCGCAAGGCGATCGAGGAGCCCGTCAACCAGATCGTCGACGCCGTCAAGAACACCCTGGACCGCACCCCGCCCGAGCTGGCCGCCGACGTCATGGACAAGGGGATCGTCCTCACCGGCGGCGGGGCCCTGCTCCGCGGGCTCGACGAGCGGCTCAAGCACGAGACCAGCATGCCCATCCACGTGGCCGACGAGCCGCTGCACTCGGTGGTCTTCGGCTCCGGCAAGTGCATCGAGGAGTTCGAGTCGCTCAAGAAAGTGCTCATCTCGTCAGAGGCCCACTGA
- the mreC gene encoding rod shape-determining protein MreC, producing the protein MSRSPRRARTVLAVLLAAAIVLITIDFRQPDGGPVDRLQRLAIAVFGPLQRGASAVVRPVADLAGGVSELGGLREDNRRLEAEVARLRAQERTYADLLGENRRLRGALRMAARCGCRTVGASVVASSGSNFQLSVTVDAGSRQGVAKDMAVVDADGLVGRVTQVTADYATVLLVTDPASGVAATLARAKAPGIVKGSGSQLLSFQPVRAGTSVRRGDPVVTQGYQGGVFPAGLPVGVVERVDPAGAASLVPRVAVRPYAALGALDVVAIVVERPAPPARGS; encoded by the coding sequence GTGTCGAGAAGTCCCCGCCGCGCGCGCACCGTCCTGGCCGTGCTGCTGGCCGCCGCGATCGTGCTCATCACGATCGACTTCCGCCAGCCCGACGGCGGCCCCGTCGACCGCCTGCAGCGCCTCGCCATCGCCGTGTTCGGGCCGCTGCAGCGCGGGGCCAGCGCGGTCGTGCGGCCGGTCGCCGACCTGGCCGGCGGGGTCTCCGAGCTGGGCGGGCTGCGCGAGGACAACCGCCGCCTGGAGGCCGAGGTGGCCCGGCTGCGGGCCCAGGAGCGGACCTACGCCGACCTGCTGGGGGAGAACCGGCGCCTGCGGGGGGCGCTGCGCATGGCCGCCCGCTGCGGCTGCCGCACCGTCGGAGCCTCGGTGGTGGCCAGCTCGGGCTCGAACTTCCAGCTGTCGGTCACGGTCGACGCCGGGTCGCGCCAGGGGGTGGCAAAGGACATGGCCGTGGTCGACGCCGACGGGCTGGTCGGGCGGGTCACCCAGGTGACCGCCGACTACGCCACCGTGCTGCTGGTCACCGACCCGGCCAGCGGGGTGGCGGCCACCCTGGCCCGCGCCAAGGCGCCCGGCATCGTCAAGGGCAGCGGCTCCCAGCTGCTCTCCTTCCAGCCGGTCCGGGCCGGCACCTCCGTCCGCCGCGGCGACCCGGTGGTCACCCAGGGCTACCAGGGCGGCGTGTTCCCGGCCGGGCTGCCCGTCGGGGTGGTCGAGCGGGTCGACCCGGCCGGCGCGGCCAGCCTGGTGCCCAGGGTCGCGGTCCGCCCGTATGCCGCCCTCGGCGCCCTCGACGTGGTCGCGATCGTGGTCGAGCGCCCGGCCCCGCCGGCCCGGGGGAGCTGA
- the mreD gene encoding rod shape-determining protein MreD: protein MRRPLVLTAVLVVAVLVQSTVLAELRLAGVRPDLLVLAVVAVAMASDAATGAVFGFVTGLVADLLFDLPVGVSALVYTAAGFAVGTVRVYVTSHRPLVHLVLVGAASLASVWCCGLLLRVFDLSSWAAVARAGPLVAVYNLLLTPFVYPVVWALTERVPARPARRW from the coding sequence GTGCGCCGCCCCCTCGTCCTGACCGCCGTCCTGGTCGTGGCCGTGCTCGTCCAGTCGACCGTGCTGGCCGAGCTGCGCCTGGCCGGGGTCCGCCCCGACCTGCTGGTCCTGGCCGTGGTGGCCGTGGCCATGGCCTCGGACGCGGCCACCGGGGCGGTGTTCGGCTTCGTCACCGGGCTGGTCGCCGACCTCCTGTTCGACCTGCCGGTCGGGGTGTCGGCGCTGGTCTACACCGCCGCCGGGTTCGCCGTGGGGACCGTCCGGGTGTACGTGACCAGCCACCGCCCGCTCGTCCACCTGGTCCTGGTCGGCGCGGCCAGCCTGGCCTCGGTGTGGTGCTGCGGCCTGCTGCTGCGGGTGTTCGACCTGTCGTCGTGGGCGGCCGTGGCCCGGGCCGGCCCCCTGGTCGCCGTCTACAACCTGCTGCTGACCCCGTTCGTCTACCCGGTGGTGTGGGCGCTGACCGAGCGCGTCCCCGCCCGCCCGGCCCGGCGTTGGTAG